A region from the Toxotes jaculatrix isolate fToxJac2 chromosome 2, fToxJac2.pri, whole genome shotgun sequence genome encodes:
- the trh gene encoding pro-thyrotropin-releasing hormone, whose protein sequence is MKSTCLLILAFLVICNLTVSEGQGIPAEDETDRRTIDDIILQRAESLLLRSILKKMQDEDDRNEGFSSQPEWVTKRQHPGKRYSEDLEKRQHPGRREEDEDAQYLDVQKRQHPGKREDDMYSFMELQKRQHPGKRSTMEHISDNPVMLLSELSKRQHPGKRYLVLHSKRQHPGKRHPEDEDGEGDWDTDGEEDLPELEKRQHPGKRFWDNSSPDMATNSPCDVLDPTSCSKTSLLLDFLDNINKSHAEEKRQHPGKRFAPEEDLAEGE, encoded by the exons ATGAAGTCGACATGTCTCCTCATCTTGGCTTTTCTCGTGATCTGCAACTTGACGGTGTCTGAAGGACAGGGCATCCCTGCTGAGGATGAGACGGACCGAAGGACCATAGACGACATAATTCTACAGAGAGCAGAAAGCCTCCTGTTACGGTCCATCCTCAAAAAGATGCAGGATGAAGACGACAGAAACG AGGGATTTTCCTCTCAGCCAGAATGGGTCACAAAACGACAGCATCCCGGTAAGAGATACAGTGAGGATTTGGAGAAGCGGCAGCATCcggggaggagagaagaagacgaGGATGCTCAGTACTTGGACGTTCAAAAGAGACAGCACCCGGGCAAACGCGAAGATGACATGTACTCGTTCATGGAGCTCCAGAAAAGGCAGCACCCGGGGAAGCGCTCCACAATGGAACACATTTCTGACAACCCCGTAATGCTCCTGAGTGAACTTTCTAAACGCCAGCACCCTGGCAAGCGCTACCTGGTGCTGCACAGCAAACGCCAGCACCCAGGTAAGCGCCATCCCGAGGATGAGGATGGCGAAGGTGACTGGGATACAGATGGAGAAGAAGACCTCCCAGAGTTGGAAAAACGTCAACACCCCGGAAAACGGTTTTGGGATAACTCGAGTCCGGATATGGCCACAAACAGTCCGTGTGATGTATTGGACCCTACGAGCTGCAGTAAGACCAGTCTGCTGCTCGACTTTTTAGACAACATTAACAAGAGTCATGCCGAGGAGAAGAGGCAACACCCGGGTAAAAGGTTTGCGCCCGAAGAGGATTTAGCGGAAGGAGAGTAg